A region of the Microcystis aeruginosa FD4 genome:
TATTGCCCCCGACAAACGCTTCTCGTCCTTGAGTTTTTAACCATTGGGAGAGAGGTCTGACTAATAACTGCATTTGCAGTCCGTGTCGCTGGGTTTCCATGGGAATACCGTCATCAGAAAGGAGTTCATCTTGGGTAGGTGGTAGCTTTATCTCTGGTGGGTTAGCGCCAATTACGAGTGTCTCTTGAGCCATGGGTTGGTGGGTGTGAACAACTGATGCCACTTTCTTATCATAAACTATCATCAATGTCAACCCCCAGCGCTCTCAATTTTGCCGCCAAGCGCTCTGCCCGTTGCTTTTCCTGTTCGGCTCGTTGCTTTTCCTGCTCGGCTCGTTGCCTTTCTTGCTCTACTAACTCACTGCCCCATAATAACAAATTTCCCGACTTATCCCACCAGCGCAACCAATTAGTAGTAAATTCAGCTTTGGTTCCTTGCCAGATACCGATAAACAAGTTAAGTTCTTTTATCCAGTAACGATTATTCTCATCTGGCAACTGCTGCTCATACTTTCCTGCCACTAAACAATAAACATCTAATTCTCCTGTTTTTGGCTGAAAGATTCCATAGACAGGTACTTGTAAGATTTGCTCGTAAAAATACCATTTTCCATAGGGATAGTGAGGGTTGATGGAATATTCACCCCCTTCGGTTTCCGAGATAAACTCTAGGACGATGGTAGGAATTTCTCCTTGAAGATGGGGAGTATAACTGCGCCGAATTTCTCCACTAGCAATGGGTTTTACCGAGGGAATATAAACCCAGTCAGGTGCTTTGACAACAGTTTGAGTTTTAACGGTAGCACACAAGCCAAAATTAGAGGCAATTAGCATCGATTCTAGAATTAGTCCTGCTAATTCTAGGGATTCCCGTAAAGCTGCTGCTAAGAGGGGTTGCAAGTTGTTGTCCACAGGTTCGTCAGGTAATATAAAATCATCTGGCAGTTTTTCCCAGGTGATAGTTGGTAAGGGGTTTGACTGAAGTAGTTGCATGGCTGTCATAAGTAATTTCACTAATTCAAATATCTAAAATGGGCTATAGATTTTCAGGATTAACTCCCAACTCTTTTAACTTTTGCACCAAACGTTGGCGAGAAATTCGTTCTTGCTCAAGTTCTAACTCAGCTTGTTCGGCTCGTTGACGCTCTTGCGCGGCTCGTTGCTTTTCCTGTTCGGCTCGTTGCTTTTCTTGCTCGGCTCGTTGCTTTTCTTGCTCTACTAACTCACTGCCCCATAATAGCAAATTTCCTGACTTATCCCACCAGCGCAACCAATTAGTAGTAAATTCAGCTTTGCTTCCTTGCCAGATACCGATAAACAAGTTAATCTCTGCTATCCAATAACGATTGTTTTCATCAGGTTTTTGTTGTTCATACCTTCCTTGATTTAATCGATAAATTTCTAATTCTCCTGTTTTTGGGTGAAATATTCCATAGACAGGTACTTGTAAGATTTGCTCGTAAAAATACCATTTTCCATAGGGATAGTGAGGGTTGATGGAATATTCACCCCCTTCGGTTTCCGAGATAAACTCTAGGACAATGGTAGGAATTTCTCCTTGAAGATGGGGAGTATAACTGCGCCGAATTTCTCCCCTAGGAATCGGTTTTACTGAGGGAATATAAACCCAGTCAGGTGCTTTGACAACAGTTTGAGTTTTAACGGTAGCACACAAGCCAAAATTAGAGGCAATTAGCATCGATTCTAGAATTAGTCCTGCTAATTCTAGGGATTCCCGTAAAGCTGCTGCTAACAGCGGTTGCAAGTTATTGTCCACAGGTTCGTCAGGTAATATAAAATCATCTGGCAGTTTTTCCCAGGTGATTATCGTTGATTTTGTCGGTAAATCAATAGCATATGGTGTCATTGTCGTCAACAGTCCTTCCTAATATTTAATAAGCTCTCATAAACTGCCCGCGACTAAGTAGGTGCATTAAATTAATTATAAAATAGACCTGTAAGTGGACAATGCCGGCAATTATTTCATACACTATCATCAACTTCAACTCCTAGCGCTCTTAATTTTGCCGCCAAGCGTTCGGCCCGTAGTTTTTCCTGCTCTGCCAACTCCTCTATGGTGGGGAGCAATTGCCCCTCTGGTGTTGCCCAACGCAGCCAAGTAATCGGCTCCTGTTCATCCCCATAAATTCCCTGCCACCGCACTAACACTAGCCCTAATATTTCGCTGCTGAACCTGCCTTGAGCATCTGGGTTTAAAGATTTATAAACGCCCCCTTCTAAGCGATGTCCCGCTAAATCTTCCGGCTTAAAGGGATCATACCAAAAGTATTCTGTCACCCGCAAACGATTCTGATAGATAAGCTTTTTCTCTTCTTTATCTTTTTTGGCTGTACTTTCAGAAAGCAACTCAATCACCACATCAGGAGCTTTTTCTTCTTCCCAGACGACCCAGCTTTTCCGTTCTTTTCGAGGCACGTCCAAGACGACAAATACATCTGGTCCGCGATAATCTTCGTTCCGCACTTGATTGGGGCTAAAGTAAACGAACATATTGCCCCCGACAAACGCTTCTCGTCCTTGAGTTTTTAACCATTGGGAGAGAGGTCTGACTAATAACTGCATTTGCAGTCCGTGTCGCTGGGTTTCCATGGGAATACCGTCATCAGAAAGGAGTTCATCTTGGGTAGGTGGTAGCTTTATCTCTGGTGGGTTAGCGCCAATTACGAGTGTCTCTTGAGCCATGGGTTGGTTGGGGTGAACAACTGATGGGACTCTTTTATCATAAACTATCATCAATGTCAACCCCTAGCGATCGCAATTTTGCCGCCAAGCGCTCTGCCCGTTGCTTTTCCTGTTCTGCTCGTTGCTTTTCCTGTTCAGCCCGTTGCTTTTCCTGCTCGGCTCGCAGTTTTTCCTGTTCGGCTCGTAGTTTTTCCTGTTCAGCCCGTTGCTTTTCCTGTTCGGCTCGTAGTTTTTCCTGTTCAGCCCGTTGCTTTTCCTGCTCGGCCAACTCCTCTATGGTGGGGAGCAATTGCCCCTCTGGTGTTGCCCAACGCAGCCAAGTAATCGGCTCCTGTTCATCCCCATAAATTCCCTGCCACCGCACTAACACTAGCCCTAATATTTCGCTGCTGAACCTTCCTTGAGCATCTGGGTTTAAAGATTTATAAACGCCCCCTTCTAAGCGATGTCCCGCTAAATCTTCCGGCTTAAAGGGATCATACCAAAAGTATTCTGTCACCCGCAAACGATTCTGATAGATAAGCTTTTTCTCTTCTTTATCTTTTTTGGCTGTACTTTCAGAAAGCAACTCAATCACCACATCAGGAGCTTTTTCTTCTTCCCAGACGACCCAGCTTTTCCGTTCTTTTCGAGGCACGTCCAAGACGACAAATACATCAGGTCCGCGATAATCCTCGTTCCGCACTTGATTGGGGCTAAAATAAACGAACATATTGCCCCCGACAAACGCTTCTCGTCCTTGAGTTTTTAACCATTGGGAGAGAGGTCTGACTAATAACTGCATTTGCAGTCCGTGTCGCTGGGTTTCCATGGGAATACCGTCATCAGAAAGGAGTTCATCTTGGGTAGGTGGTAGCTTTATCTCTGGTGGGTTAGCGCCAATTACGAGTGTCTCTTGAGCCATGGGTTGGTGGGTGTGAACAACTGATGCCACTTTCTTATCATAAACTATCATCGATGTCAACCCCCAGCGATCTCAATTGTCAAGATTAGTCATATTTTATCTATTGTCTCTCACAATTGGGCAATGAGGTTAGACTTATTCTCGAACTGACCTATCAAGGCTTTGTTTGGGTATATCTCTTGTTGTCTTACTTAGTCCTTCCTTGATAATCAAAAACCCAAATATTAACATTAACAATGGATTAATAATAACTCCTATACTAAGTCCCATATCAGTCATGGCTGGAATAATAAAGTAATTTTTGGGAATGAGCAAAAGACCAAACAGGATCAGATAGGCTAAATCAAACTTACTTGACTTTGATTCATTAATAAAAAAAGCCAAAGGAATAAAAAGATTGAGAAGTCGATAATCTCCTGATGTGGGGGGGATAACATTCATCACAAAAACTAAAAGAGCTAGTTTTTTCCAGAAAAGTTTCTCCTTAGTCAGAATGTATAAACTTACCAATCCTACTATTATTAATGATAGGACAGAATAGGGTCTCAAAAGTAGTGAAACCCAATCAAAAAATGTTTGCCCTAGATCTGATGGTGAGATAATACCAATATCTTTAGTAATCTTTAACACAAAACGGGTAATGACCTTGAGTAACCCGAACAAACTGACCCCATAAGGCCAACCTCCCGATCCAATTGCATAATTTTTCACAAACATCGCTTGATTTCTTCTTAATCCCTGAATATTTTCTAAAAAACCTCCTTGAAAGCACATCATAGAAAAAATAGTTATTAATATAGCAAATATAATTATATACAGTATGTTTTTCCATTTTTTCTCACTTGCTAATAAGACTAGGAAAATTGCTGGAAAAGGTTTCATGGCAATTGCTAGGGATAGACAAATTAAGGCAAAAAGCGATTTATAGTGATTCAAGCTATTATAAAAGTAAGCAAAACCACATAAAAATAAGAAAGTATATAATTCTGCATTAGCTCTATCTATAGTAAATAGGAAAGGATAGCTCATGAAGGAAATTACAAAAATATCACGCCAATTATCTATTCGATTAGTCTGAGAAAAGTTCTTGACTATGAAAAATAGCCAGCAGACTAAAAAAATACTAAAAAACACTAATAGTGCTAAATTTCTGCTCTTAAATAGAGTAAACGGGAAGAAAAATAACTCTCCCAATGGATAATATACACCAAAAATATATACATCACTTCTATAGGGATTAAGTTCTCTGATAAATCTTACCATGTTCCAAAAGTCATTGAACTTATCATTTGGCTTAAATAAAAAAGTATTAAGAGGAAAACCATTGCCCAAATAAGCTCCCATGATATAGTGATAAAAGACAGCTATAGTAAAGCCCATTACTATAATTGTGCTAAGTAGTTTGATTTTAATATTGCGTTCCATATAGTTTACTAATTAATAGTACAAAATTTCATCAAAAACAAAAAGTTTGCTCTTTATTTGCGTTCAAAATTAACTCGCTCCCTCTCTACAACTAGAGGCCTCTTTAAAGACCGTAAATGTATTAATCCAATATATTCACCTATAATACCAATAAAAAATAATTGCACAGCAGCAAAGAAAAATATCGTGATGTGCAAAGATGCAATTCCTATCGGTAAAAAATTGGGGTTAATTAGTTTTGCAACTAAATAAGCAATAGCGACAAATATGCTTAATGCGCTCATAATAAAACCTGACATAGTTGCTACTCTAATAGGTACTCTAGAATGACTCGTAATGCCAAGCAAAGCAAAATCATAAAGCATGAAGAAGTTGGCACTACTAACCCCTCTCTTTCTCGCTGCACTGACATACTCAACCTCAGCAATCCCGAAACCCAATTCCGAAATTAAACCTTTAAAGTAAGGGTAAGGGTCATCAATTTTTCGCAAACTTTGAATGACACACTTATCATATAAACCGAATCCAGTTGTATCTCTGGTCAATTGTACATCAGATATAACGCTGAGAACATAGTAATAGAGTTTTTTGACCTTAAAAAGCACAAATGATTCCCTACTGTTTTTTCTCACCCCTTGAACAACTTTATATCCTTCTTCCCATTTAGTAACAAAATCAACGATTAAAGAGGGTGGATCTTGTAGGTCAGCCATCAGAAAAATCACGGCATCTCCATCTGGTTGAATGAGTCCGTAATAGGAGGAGCGAACAAAGCCAAAATTTCTGGCATTGACGATAATTTTGACTTTGGGGTCTTTTCGAGCCAGCATTTTTAAGATGTCTACTGTTCGGTCTTTAGAACAGTTGTCAATAAAAACGTGTTCGTAGTCATAATCAGATAATTTATTTTCAAAAATTGTCTTAACTTGAGAGTACAAATCCTCAATGTTATCCTCTTCATTATAGCAAGGAGTCATAACACTAATAAGCTTTTTCATGATTCACCTCTTTAATATGATAATTGAATTTTATTGATTACTTAACCAATTTAACATTTTACTGACTCCTTCACGGCTAGAAACTTTTGGTTTCCATTGAAGTTGAGTTGTTGCTTTGCTGATATCAGCAAT
Encoded here:
- a CDS encoding Uma2 family endonuclease, yielding MAQETLVIGANPPEIKLPPTQDELLSDDGIPMETQRHGLQMQLLVRPLSQWLKTQGREAFVGGNMFVYFSPNQVRNEDYRGPDVFVVLDVPRKERKSWVVWEEEKAPDVVIELLSESTAKKDKEEKKLIYQNRLRVTEYFWYDPFKPEDLAGHRLEGGVYKSLNPDAQGRFSSEILGLVLVRWQGIYGDEQEPITWLRWATPEGQLLPTIEELAEQEKLRAERLAAKLRALGVEVDDSV
- a CDS encoding glycosyltransferase 87 family protein, with translation MERNIKIKLLSTIIVMGFTIAVFYHYIMGAYLGNGFPLNTFLFKPNDKFNDFWNMVRFIRELNPYRSDVYIFGVYYPLGELFFFPFTLFKSRNLALLVFFSIFLVCWLFFIVKNFSQTNRIDNWRDIFVISFMSYPFLFTIDRANAELYTFLFLCGFAYFYNSLNHYKSLFALICLSLAIAMKPFPAIFLVLLASEKKWKNILYIIIFAILITIFSMMCFQGGFLENIQGLRRNQAMFVKNYAIGSGGWPYGVSLFGLLKVITRFVLKITKDIGIISPSDLGQTFFDWVSLLLRPYSVLSLIIVGLVSLYILTKEKLFWKKLALLVFVMNVIPPTSGDYRLLNLFIPLAFFINESKSSKFDLAYLILFGLLLIPKNYFIIPAMTDMGLSIGVIINPLLMLIFGFLIIKEGLSKTTRDIPKQSLDRSVRE
- a CDS encoding Uma2 family endonuclease; this translates as MTAMQLLQSNPLPTITWEKLPDDFILPDEPVDNNLQPLLAAALRESLELAGLILESMLIASNFGLCATVKTQTVVKAPDWVYIPSVKPIASGEIRRSYTPHLQGEIPTIVLEFISETEGGEYSINPHYPYGKWYFYEQILQVPVYGIFQPKTGELDVYCLVAGKYEQQLPDENNRYWIKELNLFIGIWQGTKAEFTTNWLRWWDKSGNLLLWGSELVEQERQRAEQEKQRAEQEKQRAERLAAKLRALGVDIDDSL
- a CDS encoding Uma2 family endonuclease — translated: MTPYAIDLPTKSTIITWEKLPDDFILPDEPVDNNLQPLLAAALRESLELAGLILESMLIASNFGLCATVKTQTVVKAPDWVYIPSVKPIPRGEIRRSYTPHLQGEIPTIVLEFISETEGGEYSINPHYPYGKWYFYEQILQVPVYGIFHPKTGELEIYRLNQGRYEQQKPDENNRYWIAEINLFIGIWQGSKAEFTTNWLRWWDKSGNLLLWGSELVEQEKQRAEQEKQRAEQEKQRAAQERQRAEQAELELEQERISRQRLVQKLKELGVNPENL
- a CDS encoding glycosyltransferase family 2 protein produces the protein MKKLISVMTPCYNEEDNIEDLYSQVKTIFENKLSDYDYEHVFIDNCSKDRTVDILKMLARKDPKVKIIVNARNFGFVRSSYYGLIQPDGDAVIFLMADLQDPPSLIVDFVTKWEEGYKVVQGVRKNSRESFVLFKVKKLYYYVLSVISDVQLTRDTTGFGLYDKCVIQSLRKIDDPYPYFKGLISELGFGIAEVEYVSAARKRGVSSANFFMLYDFALLGITSHSRVPIRVATMSGFIMSALSIFVAIAYLVAKLINPNFLPIGIASLHITIFFFAAVQLFFIGIIGEYIGLIHLRSLKRPLVVERERVNFERK
- a CDS encoding Uma2 family endonuclease: MAQETLVIGANPPEIKLPPTQDELLSDDGIPMETQRHGLQMQLLVRPLSQWLKTQGREAFVGGNMFVYFSPNQVRNEDYRGPDVFVVLDVPRKERKSWVVWEEEKAPDVVIELLSESTAKKDKEEKKLIYQNRLRVTEYFWYDPFKPEDLAGHRLEGGVYKSLNPDAQGRFSSEILGLVLVRWQGIYGDEQEPITWLRWATPEGQLLPTIEELAEQEKQRAEQEKLRAEQEKQRAEQEKLRAEQEKLRAEQEKQRAEQEKQRAEQEKQRAERLAAKLRSLGVDIDDSL